The Ascaphus truei isolate aAscTru1 chromosome 3, aAscTru1.hap1, whole genome shotgun sequence genome includes a region encoding these proteins:
- the SPRYD3 gene encoding SPRY domain-containing protein 3, translating to MDDLNLHYRFLNWRRRIREIREVRAVRYQERAKHIVVDGDILSYHGNSGEVGCYVAPRPLDKDNNYFEVSIVDRGVRGTIAVGLVPQYYSLDHQPGWLPDSVAYHADDGKLYNGRAKGRQFGTKCSSGDRIGCGIEPSSFHVQTAQIFFTKNGKRVGNTVMPLSPDGLFPAVGMHSLGEEVRLHLNAELCNEEDDSVMMVDSYEDEWGRLHDVRVCGTLLEYVGKGKSIIDVGLAQARRCLSTRSHYFEVEIVDPGEKCYIALGLARKDYPKNRHPGWSRGSVAYHADDGKIFHGSGVGDPFGPRCYKGDIMGCGIMFPRDYILDSEGESDDSCDMKELRLQPRGVRNVMYLRREQQQEEEGEEEDEDEEEEDMEREHEGRKVVVFFTRNGKIIGKKESVLPLGGFYPTIGMLSSGEKVKVDLNPLSG from the exons CTACCACGGAAACTCTGGGGAGGTTGGCTGCTACGTAGCTCCACGACCGCTCGACAAGGACAATAACTACTTTGAG GTGTCTATTGTGGACCGGGGTGTGCGTGGAACAATCGCGGTGGGCTTAGTGCCACAATATTACAGTCTGGACCATCAGCCAGGATGGCTGCCGGACTCCGTGGCTTACCATGCGGATGATGGCAA GCTGTACAATGGGCGAGCTAAAGGGCGGCAGTTTGGGACAAAGTGCAGTTCGGGCGACCGGATTGGATGTGGTATTGAACCCAGCTCCTTCCATGTGCAGACAGCTCAGATTTTCTTCACCAAGAACGGCAAGAGG GTGGGCAACACTGTGATGCCCCTGTCTCCCGACGGTCTGTTCCCAGCAGTGGGGATGCACTCCCTGGGTGAGGAAGTGCGCCTTCATCTGAATGCAGAACTCTGTAACGAGGAAGATGACAGCGTTATGATGGTGGACAGCTACGAGGACGAATGGGGAAGGCTGCatgatgtgagagtgtgtggcACG CTCTTGGAGTATGTGGGGAAAGGCAAAAGTATAATAGACGTGGGGCTGGCACAGGCTCGTCGCTGTCTCAGCACGCGGAGTCATTATTTCGAAGTGGAGATCGTGGACCCGGGGGAGAAGTGCTACATCGCACTGGGGCTGGCAAGAAAG GATTACCCAAAAAACAGGCACCCAGGCTGGAGCCGTGGTTCTGTTGCCTATCATGCAG ATGATGGGAAGATATTTCATGGCAGCGGGGTGGGGGATCCTTTTGGGCCACGCTGCTATAAGGGAGACATCATGGGGTGTGGAATCATGTTTCCACGGGACTACATTCTTGACAGTGAAG GGGAAAGCGACGACAGCTGTGACATGAAGGAACTGAGGCTCCAGCCACGTGGGGTGAGGAATGTAATGTATCTCCGTCGGGAacagcagcaggaagaggagggagaggaagaggatgaGGACGAGGAAGAAGAGGACATGGAGAGAGAGCACGAGGGCAGGAAAGTGGTG gttttcttcacccggAATGGCAAGATAATAGGGAAGAAGGAATCGGTGCTGCCTCTAGGTGGTTTCTACCCGACCATCGGAATGCTTAGCAGTGGTGAGAAGGTGAAGGTGGACTTAAACCCATTAAGTGGGTGA